In Micromonospora sp. NBC_01813, the following are encoded in one genomic region:
- a CDS encoding type 1 glutamine amidotransferase, with protein sequence MPHHVRTPRRIRQRVRLLFVNTQERAALTALGMTPYTQWIAEATGLDADQIVTVDVADGQPLPGTIDADAIIGGGSGHSAYETLPWIARVKEFYRAAARAGIPELHICWSHQARAESIGGRTAIGGHGRRFGVDTVRLTPAGRLDPLFAGLPDEFDLFTSHVDVVDQLPAQSVEGQVVELAYSRVYRNEALAIGPTVRTIQAHPEITATIVAALAHSRRGALVREGRIGPADADLDGLIADLYAREAQIVATSRRLVRNWLRHHVRPGRRDVTPAESTATRAAAGAGLPAAIGADLPAAVGAGLSAAVGGGVL encoded by the coding sequence GTGCCCCACCACGTGCGCACCCCCCGCCGAATCCGGCAACGCGTCCGGCTGCTCTTCGTCAACACGCAGGAACGCGCCGCGTTGACCGCGCTCGGCATGACCCCGTATACACAGTGGATCGCCGAGGCCACCGGGCTGGACGCCGACCAGATCGTCACCGTCGACGTCGCGGACGGCCAACCACTGCCCGGAACCATCGACGCCGACGCGATCATCGGCGGCGGATCCGGGCACTCCGCGTACGAGACGTTGCCGTGGATCGCCCGGGTCAAGGAGTTCTACCGTGCCGCCGCTCGGGCCGGCATACCGGAGCTGCACATCTGCTGGTCACACCAGGCCCGCGCCGAATCGATCGGCGGCCGGACGGCGATCGGCGGCCACGGCCGCCGGTTCGGCGTCGACACGGTACGGCTGACCCCAGCCGGCCGGCTCGACCCGCTCTTCGCCGGGCTGCCCGACGAGTTCGACCTGTTCACCTCGCACGTCGACGTCGTCGACCAACTGCCGGCACAGTCTGTCGAAGGACAAGTCGTCGAATTGGCGTACAGCCGGGTCTATCGCAACGAGGCGTTGGCGATCGGGCCGACCGTACGGACGATCCAGGCCCACCCCGAGATCACCGCGACCATCGTCGCGGCGCTGGCCCACAGCCGGCGCGGCGCCCTGGTCCGCGAAGGCCGGATCGGCCCAGCCGACGCCGACCTCGACGGCCTCATCGCCGACCTGTACGCCCGCGAGGCGCAGATCGTCGCGACCTCGCGCCGGCTGGTCCGCAACTGGCTGCGACACCACGTCCGGCCAGGTCGTCGGGACGTCACCCCAGCCGAGAGTACGGCGACCCGTGCCGCTGCCGGCGCTGGTCTGCCTGCGGCGATCGGCGCTGACCTGCCGGCGGCGGTCGGCGCTGGTCTGTCTGCGGCGGTCGGTGGTGGCGTCCTGTGA
- a CDS encoding DUF5615 family PIN-like protein, with protein sequence MRFLVDNNLSPAVAAGLRSHGHDAEHVRDYGLAAAPDEVVLDRARQEQRVLISADTDFGTLLASSGADKPSVLLVRRISGRRAAQIVAILAANLDAIADDLASGAVVVVGEDWLRVRPLPILRGK encoded by the coding sequence ATGAGGTTCCTGGTCGACAACAATTTGTCGCCGGCGGTGGCGGCAGGTTTGCGCTCTCACGGGCATGATGCAGAGCACGTGAGAGACTACGGCTTGGCTGCGGCGCCGGATGAGGTCGTACTGGATCGGGCACGCCAGGAACAGCGGGTCCTGATCTCTGCAGATACCGACTTCGGCACTCTGCTGGCATCCTCCGGGGCTGATAAACCGTCCGTGTTGTTGGTGCGCCGGATCAGCGGCCGTCGAGCTGCGCAGATCGTCGCGATCCTGGCTGCGAACCTCGACGCGATCGCTGACGACCTGGCCAGCGGAGCAGTCGTGGTGGTTGGTGAGGACTGGCTGCGAGTCCGGCCGTTGCCCATCCTGCGTGGCAAGTGA
- a CDS encoding DUF433 domain-containing protein translates to MNFERITVNPAQMGGAPCIRGLRIPVATVVAMVADGMSPDEIVLELPDLAVDDVWEALRFAAEAVRERELPLHRAA, encoded by the coding sequence ATGAACTTCGAGCGGATCACCGTCAACCCGGCTCAGATGGGTGGGGCACCGTGCATCCGTGGGCTGCGCATCCCGGTCGCGACGGTGGTGGCTATGGTCGCGGACGGCATGAGCCCGGACGAGATCGTCTTGGAGCTGCCGGACCTGGCCGTTGATGACGTCTGGGAGGCACTGCGCTTCGCGGCCGAGGCTGTCCGGGAGCGCGAACTGCCGTTGCATCGCGCGGCATGA
- a CDS encoding DUF397 domain-containing protein: protein MDLSTAPCWRTSTYSESGSCVEVADNLPGRVLVRDTKDRSGPALTFDPSAWRSFVELAKHHH, encoded by the coding sequence ATGGACCTGAGCACCGCCCCTTGTTGGCGCACCAGCACCTACTCCGAATCTGGCTCCTGCGTAGAGGTGGCCGACAACCTGCCCGGGCGGGTCCTGGTCCGGGACACCAAGGATCGCAGCGGCCCGGCGCTCACCTTCGACCCGTCCGCCTGGCGCTCCTTCGTCGAGCTGGCCAAGCACCACCACTGA
- a CDS encoding helix-turn-helix domain-containing protein has product MSASEYLVLELRRIRESLGLTQESWADRVHFSAKHVGSIERGERPALPDYLTSTDKAFGTSFMVFYRKFVVGEHTPVWFRPFSEHEGNATLIRAFQPLLIPGLLQTEAYAQAVLSAYRMPEDEAATALSTRMGRQAILWREKPCQLAAVIDESVLTRQAGSPETMREQLIALVEACQRPNIQVQVIPSEVGVYPGMEGPLVLANVDGRTVGFLDDHLDGRVVEAPDETAALEGTWETIRGYALPHHQSLDLITRTAEKWT; this is encoded by the coding sequence ATGTCTGCGAGCGAGTATCTGGTATTGGAGCTACGTCGGATCCGAGAGTCGCTGGGGCTCACGCAGGAGTCGTGGGCGGACCGCGTCCACTTCTCGGCGAAGCATGTAGGTTCCATCGAGCGCGGTGAGCGGCCGGCGCTCCCGGACTATCTGACCTCGACCGACAAGGCGTTCGGCACCTCGTTCATGGTGTTCTATCGCAAGTTCGTCGTCGGCGAGCACACTCCCGTGTGGTTCCGGCCGTTCAGCGAACACGAGGGCAACGCCACGCTGATCCGGGCCTTCCAGCCGCTGCTGATCCCCGGGCTGCTGCAGACCGAGGCGTACGCGCAGGCGGTGCTCTCGGCGTACCGGATGCCAGAGGACGAGGCGGCTACCGCGTTGAGCACCCGGATGGGCCGGCAGGCCATCCTGTGGCGGGAGAAGCCCTGCCAGCTCGCCGCCGTGATCGACGAGAGCGTGTTGACGCGGCAGGCGGGCAGCCCCGAGACGATGCGGGAGCAGTTGATCGCGCTGGTCGAGGCCTGCCAGCGGCCGAACATCCAGGTGCAGGTCATCCCGTCCGAGGTGGGCGTCTATCCGGGGATGGAAGGTCCGCTCGTGCTGGCGAACGTCGACGGCCGTACGGTCGGCTTCCTGGACGACCATCTGGACGGCCGGGTGGTGGAGGCCCCGGACGAGACGGCGGCGCTTGAGGGCACCTGGGAGACAATCCGGGGGTACGCTCTGCCGCACCACCAGAGCCTTGACCTGATCACGAGGACGGCTGAGAAATGGACCTGA
- a CDS encoding DUF6406 domain-containing protein, with protein sequence MPSHPDVLVVRNNSQVNMGTFSLGAGGANPRRPVTAQVVVAFPGSADSTTHLLRLGETFPIGAENWYFAGAHFENAGRWRVTVRRLAPGEVPPVVDESTAVTGWRPAQLQPFGQLDEAQLQALEQALGRPLPSAYRQWLSQTNGMQPVEPQWVPGAPFTLFPGRPLLGVHPEHPAFDLLTAEREWRVGKLSTDFVVIAVPMEGLLLLRLVSPHPGTVGFLPKDLLAGPGTPDAIAWREQQIYRTAMGWSFGDFLGRLTPLDAPAT encoded by the coding sequence GTGCCGTCGCACCCCGATGTACTGGTGGTCCGGAACAACTCGCAGGTGAACATGGGCACGTTCAGCCTCGGTGCTGGGGGGGCGAACCCGCGTCGGCCGGTAACCGCGCAGGTGGTGGTGGCTTTTCCCGGGTCTGCCGATTCGACGACGCACCTGTTGCGGCTGGGCGAGACCTTTCCGATCGGTGCCGAGAACTGGTACTTCGCCGGGGCGCATTTCGAGAACGCCGGTCGGTGGCGGGTGACGGTGCGGCGGCTGGCACCGGGTGAGGTGCCGCCGGTGGTGGACGAGTCGACGGCGGTGACGGGCTGGCGGCCGGCGCAGCTACAACCGTTCGGCCAGCTCGACGAGGCGCAGTTGCAGGCGCTGGAGCAGGCGTTGGGCCGCCCGCTTCCCTCGGCGTACCGGCAGTGGTTGTCCCAGACGAACGGCATGCAGCCGGTGGAGCCGCAGTGGGTGCCGGGTGCACCGTTCACGCTGTTTCCGGGGCGTCCGCTGTTGGGGGTCCATCCGGAGCATCCGGCGTTCGACCTGCTGACGGCGGAACGGGAGTGGCGGGTCGGGAAGCTGTCGACGGATTTCGTGGTCATCGCGGTGCCGATGGAGGGCCTGCTGCTGCTCCGGCTCGTGTCTCCCCACCCGGGTACGGTCGGCTTTCTGCCGAAGGACCTGCTGGCCGGCCCGGGTACGCCGGATGCGATCGCCTGGCGGGAGCAGCAGATTTACCGGACCGCGATGGGCTGGTCGTTCGGCGACTTCCTCGGCCGGCTCACCCCACTCGACGCACCGGCCACCTGA
- a CDS encoding YbaB/EbfC family nucleoid-associated protein — protein MDMQGLRARADELMAQFDRMRSGVGELQQQLRAVSATVTSDDGLVTVTVGPRGQVTKVELDPRIYRQPNASKLSTTITETIRTATDQALAEVERICRPLVPDAQFQAHMDFDLDGLFRQLDVDLPGGDRK, from the coding sequence ATGGACATGCAGGGCCTGCGAGCCCGAGCCGACGAGTTGATGGCGCAGTTCGACCGGATGCGTTCCGGGGTCGGCGAGCTGCAGCAGCAACTACGGGCCGTGTCCGCCACCGTCACCTCGGACGACGGGCTCGTCACCGTCACCGTCGGCCCGCGCGGGCAGGTGACCAAGGTGGAGCTCGACCCGCGCATCTACCGGCAGCCGAACGCGTCGAAACTGTCCACCACCATCACCGAGACCATCCGGACCGCCACCGACCAGGCCTTGGCCGAGGTGGAGCGGATCTGCCGGCCGCTCGTGCCCGACGCGCAGTTCCAGGCGCACATGGACTTCGACCTGGACGGCCTGTTCCGCCAGCTCGACGTCGACCTGCCCGGAGGAGACCGGAAGTGA
- the mycP gene encoding type VII secretion-associated serine protease mycosin, translated as MRSPAWSALLVTIAAAAVLPAVVAAPGWAAPGSCRSPAEPGQVVSQLSWHQRWLAPERIWPVTDGSGVRVAVIDSGVDDDHPQLSARVTDGIDVLGLEGDGNVDCASHGTAVASVIAATARDGVGFRGIAPGVTIVPIRVVEQLQAQDGGASSAGNRLAEAIDFAVAADADVINMSVTMYTPDEAVRAAVERARNADVVLVAAAGNEHQRGERPDPTPYPAAFDGVIGVGAIDEYGIRLPDSQVGEYVDLVAPGGGLVVASRVSGHQVVSGTSYATPVVSAAAALLRAAEPELSAAEVARRLIATADPAAGGRSSGYGQGVVNPYRAVTEALSDGEPAAAQALPALVTDPVLAARTARWQRLGQVAVGAMAAMALVAAAIGATMVALPRGRRRGWQPTRTSDGTGTGAASGDTSGDTSTGADPQETYFVVPGPARR; from the coding sequence ATGCGGTCTCCGGCCTGGTCCGCGCTGCTGGTGACGATCGCCGCGGCGGCCGTGCTGCCCGCCGTGGTGGCGGCGCCGGGTTGGGCCGCGCCCGGCAGCTGCCGTAGCCCGGCCGAGCCCGGTCAGGTCGTTTCGCAGCTGTCGTGGCATCAGCGGTGGCTGGCGCCGGAGCGGATCTGGCCGGTCACCGACGGATCCGGGGTACGGGTCGCGGTCATCGACTCGGGTGTCGACGACGACCATCCGCAGCTGTCGGCCCGGGTGACCGACGGTATCGACGTCCTCGGCCTCGAAGGCGATGGCAACGTGGACTGTGCCTCGCACGGAACCGCGGTGGCCAGTGTCATCGCGGCTACCGCACGGGACGGAGTCGGCTTCCGTGGCATCGCCCCAGGCGTGACGATCGTGCCGATCCGGGTCGTCGAGCAGCTCCAGGCCCAGGACGGCGGTGCCAGCTCGGCGGGCAACCGGCTCGCCGAGGCGATCGACTTCGCGGTCGCCGCCGATGCCGACGTGATCAACATGTCGGTGACCATGTACACCCCGGACGAGGCGGTGCGGGCGGCGGTCGAGCGGGCCAGGAACGCCGATGTGGTGCTGGTGGCGGCCGCGGGCAACGAACACCAGCGCGGCGAGCGTCCTGATCCCACGCCGTATCCGGCGGCCTTCGACGGGGTGATCGGCGTCGGTGCGATCGACGAGTACGGCATCCGGTTGCCGGATTCGCAGGTCGGCGAGTACGTCGACCTGGTGGCGCCGGGCGGCGGGTTGGTCGTGGCGTCCCGGGTCTCCGGGCACCAGGTGGTCAGCGGCACGAGCTACGCGACGCCGGTAGTGAGCGCGGCTGCGGCGCTGCTGCGCGCCGCTGAGCCGGAGCTGTCCGCTGCGGAGGTGGCCCGCCGGTTGATCGCCACCGCCGATCCGGCCGCCGGTGGCCGGTCGAGTGGCTACGGCCAGGGCGTGGTGAACCCGTACCGGGCGGTGACGGAGGCATTGTCCGATGGCGAGCCGGCGGCGGCGCAGGCGTTGCCGGCGTTGGTGACCGATCCGGTGTTGGCGGCGCGGACGGCCAGGTGGCAGCGGCTCGGGCAGGTCGCGGTCGGGGCGATGGCCGCCATGGCGCTGGTCGCGGCGGCCATCGGGGCCACAATGGTGGCCCTGCCACGTGGTCGACGCCGGGGCTGGCAGCCGACCCGCACGAGCGACGGCACCGGCACAGGCGCCGCGTCGGGTGACACGTCGGGTGACACGTCGACCGGGGCGGATCCGCAGGAGACCTACTTCGTGGTGCCTGGCCCGGCGCGGCGGTGA
- a CDS encoding WXG100 family type VII secretion target — MDIRYDFAALNGAADNCGSAAKNMMSELDGLKTGIQPLVASWEGSAQTAYLARQAEWESAADDLKGLLTRIEGALREAALRMQAREAANRAKFE; from the coding sequence ATGGATATTCGTTACGACTTCGCCGCGCTGAACGGCGCCGCCGACAACTGTGGCTCAGCGGCCAAAAACATGATGAGCGAGCTCGATGGCCTCAAGACCGGTATCCAGCCGCTGGTCGCGAGCTGGGAAGGCTCCGCGCAGACCGCGTACCTGGCGCGGCAGGCCGAGTGGGAGTCGGCCGCCGACGACCTCAAAGGCCTGCTCACCCGGATCGAGGGCGCCCTGCGGGAAGCCGCCCTGCGGATGCAGGCCCGAGAGGCCGCCAACCGCGCCAAGTTCGAGTGA